In Sphingobium amiense, a genomic segment contains:
- a CDS encoding MBL fold metallo-hydrolase, whose amino-acid sequence MSSVPTITFHGAAGTVTGSCMELRHGGKTILIDCGLFQGSRTLETLNRDPFAFDVRKIDAVVLTHAHIDHSGLLPRLTAEGYRGPIFATPQTRDLLYYMLPDAGRIQEGDAERRNRRQDRRDEEPIEPIYTEADSKAAYEQVETVALHDWFAPAAGFRARLWNAGHILGSTSVEIEVGGVHLLFSGDLGPDHKAFHADPEGPAGLDHVFCESTYGDRVREDVTIEQRRTLLEAEINAALTRGGNLVIPVFALERTQELLLDIATLINTGRLAHPQVFIDSPLATRATEVFAKHAGELEDMGSGEIFRHPSFHYTASTMESMRLNDMSGAIIMAASGMCEAGRIRHHLRYNLGRRESTILFVGFQAAGTLGRTILDGANRVRIWGQDVAVRAQIRRIDTYSAHADQKDLQRWIRARKPIDGSLFLGHGEEGSIETFRRLMQADDAAASIVTPKIGETYSLPSRAPSKRLKTGKPELQEAVGRDWQNDYADFSTHLKKELQNIESASGRREALARMAEILHSYQAYREHRKSRSS is encoded by the coding sequence ATGAGTAGCGTACCCACCATAACCTTCCACGGCGCTGCCGGCACAGTCACTGGTTCCTGCATGGAACTACGCCATGGCGGAAAGACGATCCTCATAGATTGCGGCTTGTTCCAGGGATCCCGGACGCTGGAAACACTCAATCGCGACCCCTTCGCGTTCGACGTGCGCAAGATCGACGCCGTTGTCCTGACGCACGCGCATATCGACCATAGCGGCCTGCTGCCCAGGCTCACGGCGGAAGGGTATCGCGGGCCGATCTTCGCGACACCGCAAACCCGCGACCTTCTGTATTACATGCTGCCCGACGCCGGACGAATTCAGGAGGGCGATGCGGAGCGCCGCAATCGACGGCAGGATCGCCGGGACGAGGAGCCGATCGAACCGATCTATACCGAAGCGGATTCCAAAGCGGCCTATGAACAGGTCGAGACAGTAGCGCTGCACGACTGGTTCGCACCTGCCGCCGGTTTTCGGGCGCGCTTGTGGAATGCGGGCCATATCCTGGGTTCCACATCCGTGGAGATCGAGGTCGGTGGCGTGCACTTGCTCTTCTCCGGCGACCTGGGTCCAGACCACAAGGCCTTTCATGCCGATCCCGAGGGTCCGGCAGGACTCGATCATGTGTTCTGCGAGAGCACCTATGGCGACCGCGTCCGCGAGGACGTGACGATCGAGCAGCGCCGGACTTTGCTGGAAGCCGAGATCAATGCAGCGCTTACGCGCGGCGGCAACCTCGTCATTCCCGTTTTCGCGCTCGAACGCACCCAGGAATTGCTCCTCGATATCGCGACCCTGATCAACACCGGACGCCTGGCGCATCCGCAGGTGTTCATCGATTCGCCACTTGCGACCCGCGCGACAGAGGTGTTCGCCAAACATGCCGGGGAACTCGAAGACATGGGCTCGGGTGAAATCTTCCGTCACCCCTCGTTCCACTACACTGCCAGCACGATGGAATCGATGCGGCTCAACGACATGTCCGGAGCCATCATCATGGCGGCATCCGGCATGTGCGAAGCGGGACGCATCCGTCACCATCTGCGGTACAATCTCGGCCGCCGTGAATCGACGATCCTGTTCGTCGGTTTCCAGGCCGCAGGCACCCTTGGCCGGACAATCCTCGATGGCGCGAACCGCGTGCGCATCTGGGGGCAGGACGTCGCGGTGCGCGCGCAGATCCGGCGGATCGACACTTATTCGGCGCATGCCGACCAGAAGGATCTGCAGCGCTGGATAAGGGCGCGGAAGCCGATCGATGGCAGCCTGTTCCTGGGACACGGCGAAGAGGGCTCGATCGAGACGTTCCGCCGCCTGATGCAGGCGGACGATGCCGCGGCATCGATTGTCACGCCGAAGATCGGGGAAACCTATTCACTGCCGTCACGCGCCCCGTCCAAGCGCCTGAAGACCGGAAAGCCGGAACTACAGGAGGCTGTCGGCCGCGATTGGCAGAATGACTATGCGGATTTTTCGACCCATCTGAAAAAAGAACTGCAGAATATCGAGAGCGCGTCGGGCCGGCGCGAGGCACTCGCCCGCATGGCCGAGATTCTGCATTCCTATCAGGCCTATCGCGAGCATCGTAAGAGCCGATCGAGCTGA
- a CDS encoding ArsR/SmtB family transcription factor: MMTFTDTQLEEAASVLKAIAHDVRLKLLRTLLEHGEKSVGELEALTGIGQPGLSQQLAILRKAELVQTRRDAKLVFYSIVSANMEGTAKLLCALAGTPINRGDTAAKTKRPFPQGSVATFAKIL, from the coding sequence GTGATGACTTTCACCGATACGCAGCTTGAAGAGGCTGCCAGCGTCCTCAAGGCGATCGCCCATGACGTCCGCCTGAAGCTCCTGCGGACGCTCCTCGAACATGGCGAGAAGTCTGTAGGCGAACTCGAAGCCCTCACCGGCATCGGTCAACCGGGCCTGTCCCAACAACTCGCAATTTTGCGCAAGGCGGAACTGGTTCAGACGCGCCGCGATGCGAAACTCGTTTTCTATAGCATCGTATCGGCCAATATGGAGGGAACAGCGAAATTGCTATGCGCTCTAGCGGGAACTCCGATAAATAGAGGAGACACTGCCGCGAAAACAAAGCGACCTTTTCCCCAGGGATCGGTCGCTACCTTCGCCAAGATTTTGTGA
- a CDS encoding peroxiredoxin yields MNSNADDNAVCSPIQIGDPAPDFRARTTMGDMTLSGHRGRWVLLFSHPADFTPVCTSEFVALSRASDRFKALGCDLVAVSVDSLYSHLGWIRAIREHFGVTIAFPIVEDPSMVIGRAYGMLADNAPDAATLRSTFFIDPEGIVRAKLCYPATIGRSVEELLRVLTALQRVDNDNIVTPEGWHPGDDVLLPPYQDQHGALDAAGDGCWFHRTQPDKHGKTGK; encoded by the coding sequence TTGAACTCGAACGCAGACGACAATGCCGTGTGCTCCCCTATCCAGATCGGCGATCCCGCGCCTGATTTCCGCGCCCGCACGACGATGGGCGACATGACCCTGTCCGGCCATCGCGGCCGCTGGGTACTGCTGTTCTCTCATCCCGCCGATTTTACGCCGGTTTGCACCAGTGAATTCGTCGCCCTCTCGCGCGCCAGCGATCGGTTCAAGGCGCTCGGCTGCGACCTGGTCGCGGTGTCGGTCGACAGCCTCTATTCCCATCTCGGATGGATCAGGGCGATCCGCGAGCATTTCGGCGTGACCATCGCTTTCCCGATCGTCGAAGATCCCTCGATGGTGATCGGCCGCGCCTATGGAATGCTCGCGGACAACGCCCCCGACGCGGCCACGCTGCGCTCGACCTTCTTCATCGACCCCGAAGGCATTGTCCGCGCCAAGCTCTGCTATCCAGCCACCATCGGGCGATCGGTGGAGGAGCTGCTTCGAGTCCTGACCGCGCTGCAACGGGTCGACAACGACAACATAGTGACCCCCGAAGGCTGGCATCCCGGCGATGACGTGCTTCTTCCGCCCTATCAGGACCAGCACGGTGCGCTCGATGCGGCGGGCGATGGCTGCTGGTTCCACCGCACGCAGCCCGACAAGCATGGGAAGACAGGCAAGTGA
- the trxC gene encoding thioredoxin TrxC, whose amino-acid sequence MSDVPLVACPVCASINRVPAAKIGAAPICGKCGMPLFQGQPVDVDQAAFDRHVGRGSLPVLVDFWASWCGPCRAMAPAFKAAAAELEPHVRLLKVDTEAEQGIAGRYRIQSIPTLILFRGGREVARQAGAMDRARLVAWTRQALVTA is encoded by the coding sequence ATGTCCGATGTCCCGCTGGTAGCCTGCCCGGTTTGCGCGAGCATCAACCGCGTTCCTGCAGCGAAGATCGGCGCGGCGCCAATTTGCGGGAAATGCGGAATGCCGCTTTTCCAGGGACAGCCGGTCGATGTCGACCAGGCGGCATTCGATCGGCATGTAGGTCGCGGAAGCCTGCCGGTTCTCGTCGATTTCTGGGCGAGTTGGTGCGGACCTTGCCGCGCCATGGCGCCGGCGTTCAAGGCGGCCGCTGCGGAGCTGGAGCCGCATGTCCGGCTCCTGAAGGTCGATACCGAAGCTGAGCAGGGTATTGCCGGGCGCTACCGCATTCAGTCGATTCCGACGCTGATCCTGTTCAGGGGTGGCCGCGAGGTCGCCCGACAGGCCGGGGCGATGGACCGTGCGCGACTCGTCGCCTGGACAAGGCAGGCGCTCGTCACCGCCTGA
- a CDS encoding peroxiredoxin yields the protein MTDQVTPSMPRINEPAPPFKAKTTHGERSLDDYKGKWLVLFSHPADFTPVCTTEFMGFAKAADRFKALNCELLGLSIDSVHSHIAWMRSIEEKFGVEIPFPIIDDLSMNVAKAFGMIHPGASDTSAVRATFIIDPEGIVRAMVYYPMSNGRSVDEFVRLLTALQTSDANKVATPENWQPGEPVIVPPPATAEAARARKDEGYDYTDWYFSKKTL from the coding sequence ATGACAGACCAGGTCACTCCCTCCATGCCGCGGATCAACGAACCGGCGCCTCCCTTCAAGGCCAAGACGACCCACGGCGAACGCTCGCTCGACGATTACAAGGGCAAGTGGCTCGTTCTCTTTTCCCACCCCGCCGACTTCACGCCGGTCTGCACGACCGAATTCATGGGCTTCGCCAAGGCCGCCGACCGCTTCAAGGCGCTCAACTGCGAGTTGCTGGGCCTCTCCATCGACTCGGTGCATTCGCACATCGCCTGGATGCGCAGCATCGAGGAGAAGTTCGGCGTCGAGATCCCGTTCCCGATTATCGACGATCTGTCGATGAACGTCGCCAAGGCCTTCGGCATGATCCATCCCGGTGCCTCGGACACCTCGGCCGTTCGCGCCACCTTCATCATCGACCCCGAAGGCATTGTCCGCGCGATGGTCTATTATCCGATGTCGAACGGCCGCTCGGTCGATGAATTCGTCCGCCTGCTCACCGCGCTCCAGACGTCCGACGCCAACAAGGTGGCGACGCCTGAAAACTGGCAGCCCGGCGAGCCGGTGATCGTGCCGCCGCCCGCGACGGCCGAAGCCGCCAGGGCCCGCAAGGACGAAGGCTACGACTACACCGATTGGTATTTCAGCAAGAAGACCCTCTGA
- a CDS encoding MBL fold metallo-hydrolase: MADPQIREATRIVEAASNARPAVIRSFFDEDTFTVTHVISDPATAKAAIIDSVLDFDPASGRTSFASADKVIDYIRSEGLEVEWLLETHAHADHLSAAPYLQEKLGGTLAIGRHILTVQEVFGKIFNEGTRFARDGSQFDRLFDDGDRFRVGSIEAIALHVPGHTPADMTYVIGDAAFIGDTLFMPDYGTARADFPGGDARTLYRSIRRLLSLPDQTGLHLCHDYKAPGRDTYAWETSVGEEREHNVHVRDGVSEDQFVAMREARDATLGMPRLILPSIQVNMRGGHLPEPEDNGMRYLKLPINAL, translated from the coding sequence ATGGCCGACCCGCAAATCCGTGAAGCCACCCGCATCGTCGAGGCCGCGAGCAATGCGCGGCCCGCCGTCATCCGCAGCTTCTTCGACGAGGACACGTTTACCGTGACCCACGTCATCTCAGATCCCGCCACGGCCAAGGCCGCGATCATCGATAGCGTGCTCGATTTCGATCCGGCTTCGGGGCGCACCTCCTTCGCGTCGGCCGACAAGGTGATCGACTATATCCGGAGCGAAGGGCTCGAGGTCGAATGGCTGCTGGAGACGCACGCCCATGCCGACCATCTGTCGGCCGCGCCCTATCTTCAGGAGAAGCTGGGCGGCACGCTGGCGATCGGTCGCCATATTCTCACCGTGCAGGAGGTCTTCGGCAAGATCTTCAACGAGGGAACGCGCTTTGCTCGCGACGGCTCGCAGTTCGACCGGCTGTTCGATGACGGCGACCGTTTCAGGGTCGGCTCGATCGAGGCGATCGCGCTGCATGTGCCGGGCCATACGCCCGCCGACATGACCTATGTGATCGGCGATGCGGCGTTCATCGGCGACACGCTGTTCATGCCCGACTACGGCACGGCCCGCGCCGACTTCCCGGGCGGCGATGCGCGCACGCTTTATCGGTCGATCCGCCGCCTGCTGTCGCTCCCCGATCAGACCGGCCTTCATCTTTGCCACGACTACAAGGCCCCCGGGCGCGACACCTATGCCTGGGAAACGTCGGTCGGCGAGGAGCGAGAGCATAATGTCCATGTTCGCGACGGGGTGAGCGAGGACCAGTTCGTCGCCATGCGCGAGGCGCGCGATGCGACGCTCGGGATGCCGCGCCTCATTCTGCCGTCCATCCAGGTCAACATGCGCGGCGGCCACCTGCCCGAGCCGGAAGACAATGGCATGCGCTACCTCAAGCTGCCGATAAACGCGCTGTAA
- a CDS encoding sulfite exporter TauE/SafE family protein produces the protein MALESIQYLLGAGSGSLVGFTLGLVGGGGSILAVPLMVYLVGVASPHVAIGTSALAVAANAGANLVPHARQRTIKWRCAGMFAAAGVAGAYAGSTLGKAFDGQKLLFLFALLMVLVGGLMLKSRGDPGNPDVQCRRENAPKVIGYGAATGLFSGFFGIGGGFLIVPGLMASTGMPMRNAVGSSLVAVTAFGLTAALNYALSGLVDWGLAAAFIAGGVIGGLVGAALSRRLSAHKGALNTIFALLIFAVAAYMLWQSTAAILG, from the coding sequence ATGGCACTCGAATCCATCCAATATCTGCTTGGTGCCGGATCGGGCTCGCTCGTCGGATTCACGCTGGGGCTGGTGGGCGGTGGGGGCTCAATCCTCGCCGTCCCGCTCATGGTCTATCTGGTCGGCGTCGCCTCGCCGCATGTCGCGATCGGCACCAGCGCGCTGGCGGTCGCCGCCAATGCCGGGGCCAATCTCGTTCCCCACGCGCGCCAGCGGACGATCAAATGGCGTTGCGCCGGCATGTTCGCCGCTGCTGGTGTCGCCGGCGCCTATGCCGGATCGACACTCGGTAAAGCGTTCGATGGACAGAAGCTGCTGTTCCTGTTCGCTCTGCTGATGGTCCTGGTTGGCGGGCTGATGCTAAAAAGCCGGGGCGATCCCGGCAATCCCGATGTCCAATGCCGGCGCGAGAATGCGCCCAAGGTGATCGGTTATGGGGCCGCCACTGGTCTCTTTTCCGGGTTCTTCGGCATCGGCGGGGGCTTCCTGATCGTGCCGGGACTGATGGCTTCGACCGGGATGCCGATGCGCAACGCCGTCGGATCGTCGCTGGTCGCCGTCACCGCTTTTGGTCTGACGGCCGCGCTCAACTATGCCCTTTCCGGCTTGGTTGATTGGGGGCTTGCTGCGGCGTTCATCGCCGGCGGCGTCATCGGCGGCCTTGTGGGCGCGGCGCTCTCTCGGCGGCTGTCGGCGCACAAGGGGGCGCTCAATACGATATTCGCACTGCTGATCTTTGCGGTTGCCGCCTACATGCTGTGGCAAAGTACCGCCGCGATCCTGGGCTGA